The following coding sequences are from one Trichoplusia ni isolate ovarian cell line Hi5 chromosome 15, tn1, whole genome shotgun sequence window:
- the LOC113501218 gene encoding inactive hydroxysteroid dehydrogenase-like protein 1: MFLFIVLALVGALSVFFILIDSLWSVLELISSYLMPYFLPAEVQPLSKRFGPWAVVTGATDGIGKQYALELARRGINVVIISRNPDKLRATASEIEKEHSVKTKIVVADFSKGAEVYPHIEEELKDIPVGILVNNVGMNYDYPMPLCETSPSKCWDLINVNCGAVTALTRLLLPGMVARGAGAVVNVSSGSELQPLPLMTVYAATKAYVHSFTHAIREEYSSLGIHIQHLAPLFVSTKINAFSARLLAGNVLVPDAATYARHAVATLGRQRDTTGYWLHGIQYFLIKVAPVWIRSKIGKHLNEQFRQEYLRNAKIKAN, translated from the exons ATGTTTCTCTTTATAGTTTTGGCGTTAGTGGGCGCTTTGTCTGTGTTTTTTATTCTGATCGATTCCTTATGGAGTGTGTTGGAGCTGATATCCTCATACTTGATGCCTTACTTCCTTCCCGCCGAGGTACAGCCGCTGTCCAAGAGGTTCGGGCCTTGGGCtg TGGTGACGGGAGCGACGGACGGGATCGGCAAGCAGTACGCGCTGGAGCTGGCGCGGCGCGGCATCAACGTGGTCATCATCAGCCGGAACCCTGACAAGCTGAGGGCCACGGCCAGCGAGATCG AGAAAGAACACAGTGTGAAGACGAAGATCGTTGTAGCGGACTTCAGTAAGGGCGCCGAAGTGTACCCGCACATCGAGGAGGAGCTCAAGGACATTCCCGTCGGTATACTAG TCAACAACGTAGGCATGAACTACGACTACCCGATGCCTCTGTGCGAGACGTCCCCCTCCAAGTGCTGGGACCTGATCAACGTGAACTGCGGCGCGGTGACGGCGCTGACGCGGCTGCTGCTGCCGGGCATGGtggcgcgcggcgcgggggcCGTCGTCAACGTGTCCTCGGGGTCCGAGCTGCAGCCGCTGCCGCTCATGACTGTGTATGCTGCCACTAAG GCCTACGTGCACAGCTTCACGCACGCCATCCGCGAGGAGTACTCGTCGCTGGGCATCCACATCCAGCACCTGGCGCCGCTGTTCGTGTCCACCAAGATCAACGCGTTCTCGGCGCGGCTGCTGGCCGGCAACGTGCTGGTGCCCGACGCCGCCACGTACGCGAGGCACGCCGTGGCCACGCTCGGCCGCCAGCGGGACACTACCGGATACTGGCTGCATGGGATACAg tACTTCCTGATCAAAGTGGCTCCAGTTTGGATCAGGAGCAAGATTGGCAAACACCTCAACGAGCAGTTCCGACAGGAGTACCTCCGAAACGCGAAGATAAAGGCTAACTAG